A single region of the Latilactobacillus curvatus JCM 1096 = DSM 20019 genome encodes:
- the holA gene encoding DNA polymerase III subunit delta, with the protein MKTEQLKTALNRGTFAPVYLVLGQESALIEEVRALFKATLSTEEMTMNFASYDLAQTEVARALEDAESAPFFGERRIVFMQNPFFLTGEKVKTKLDHDLKGFQAYLEQPQPTTALVIFAPYAKLDERKKIVKQLKKMATVIDVQKINERQVQQLVTAQLQSEQVTIEPAAMTLLLSKTNGDYSQIMAELPKLLLYAQQSRVITETAVSALVASSIEDNVFELVPLVLQKKVGPVLEMYHDLLLQKEEPLKINAILLGQFRLLLQVKILFEKGYSQGNLASVLKIHPYRIKLALQQIRHFSKATLAQAYLGLEGIEEKIKTGQGEATLLFELFMLQFATDDVA; encoded by the coding sequence ATGAAGACAGAACAACTAAAAACAGCACTGAATCGAGGAACGTTTGCACCGGTGTATCTCGTATTAGGACAAGAGTCAGCGCTGATTGAAGAGGTTAGAGCGTTATTTAAAGCAACGCTTTCGACAGAAGAAATGACGATGAACTTTGCGAGTTATGATCTCGCCCAGACGGAGGTGGCGCGGGCATTAGAAGATGCGGAATCGGCCCCCTTTTTCGGTGAGCGACGAATTGTTTTTATGCAGAATCCATTCTTCTTAACAGGTGAAAAAGTTAAAACTAAACTTGATCATGATTTAAAAGGATTCCAAGCTTATTTAGAACAGCCACAACCGACAACGGCACTCGTTATCTTCGCGCCATACGCGAAGTTGGATGAACGCAAGAAGATTGTTAAACAACTGAAGAAGATGGCAACTGTCATTGACGTTCAAAAGATTAATGAGCGCCAGGTCCAGCAGTTAGTGACAGCGCAACTGCAAAGTGAACAAGTCACGATTGAACCAGCGGCAATGACGTTATTGTTAAGCAAGACTAATGGTGATTACAGTCAGATTATGGCTGAATTACCCAAATTACTGCTTTACGCGCAACAAAGCCGGGTGATTACTGAAACGGCCGTTAGTGCATTAGTGGCAAGTAGTATTGAAGATAATGTTTTTGAATTGGTGCCGTTAGTTTTACAAAAAAAGGTCGGTCCGGTTTTAGAGATGTATCACGATTTATTGCTACAAAAAGAAGAACCGCTGAAAATTAACGCCATCTTGTTGGGCCAATTTCGCTTGTTACTCCAAGTGAAAATTCTTTTTGAAAAAGGGTATAGCCAAGGTAATTTGGCGAGCGTCTTAAAAATTCACCCATACCGCATCAAATTAGCATTGCAACAAATTCGGCACTTTTCTAAGGCGACGCTTGCCCAAGCCTATCTAGGTTTAGAGGGCATTGAAGAAAAAATAAAGACTGGGCAAGGTGAAGCAACCTTATTGTTTGAACTGTTTATGTTACAATTTGCGACAGATGATGTTGCTTAA
- a CDS encoding DNA internalization-related competence protein ComEC/Rec2 → MVSGLVLCLGGCHFWLARRTYEQPVRPNNQVYKIQPDTIKVAGDQIQLMAQGQNDDQRVVCYYRCQSSAEKRRWQTTNQPLLLAGDIELERIQGATNRNEFDYARFMGQQKHCFYQANIIDGTVFRRIPPQGWLDWFHQRRQQGLIYLRQLPPALSFHAEALLCGVRESDGLAYQNVLGQLGIIHLLSLSGLHVFYFVTIIRRLATLCRVPREWVNVSLFCLLPLYALFVGGGTSITRAIGLILLRLICEVSHFQQSRLDSWSWVLLVNLLWQPYLLISMGGLLSYLMAFGLIYQRRHGTFTTAFWLGLLSLPVCLRFNYRWHILTILINGIVAPIFLPVMLGLIMVAICLWPVSHMIVWLEEGLLTTLYKGLAWIATFPYATITFGKIQLIPLFLIVIGTLWLMASTGRRAKWGWGAVISLYVISFIGIHFNPVGRVIMFDIGQGDSLLIQQPFNRHNLLIDTGGRLALPQEKWQRRQIVSRAEKVTVNYLYSCGIDHLEAIALSHQDADHIGDLNEIMQHIRVKRLICAAGLPQNRQFQRQVRPHLTKVAIEPYLADQHFMIGHQQINVLAPVVAGPGGNADSLVLQTQIGGASWLFTGDLEKAGEVAIVDRYPQLRVDYLKVGHHGSQTASDPQSIATWQVKGALISAGRHNRYGHPHAATLQTLKRANVPFWNTADCGMLEWRYGFGQVPMIKTTLKDCD, encoded by the coding sequence ATGGTCAGTGGACTGGTACTGTGTTTAGGCGGTTGCCATTTTTGGCTGGCACGGCGCACCTACGAACAGCCGGTTAGACCAAATAATCAAGTATATAAGATTCAACCCGATACGATCAAAGTGGCTGGCGATCAGATTCAATTAATGGCGCAGGGGCAGAATGATGACCAACGTGTTGTTTGCTACTATCGCTGCCAGAGTTCAGCGGAAAAACGCCGTTGGCAAACGACGAATCAGCCGTTATTATTAGCGGGTGATATTGAATTAGAGCGTATCCAAGGTGCTACTAACCGGAATGAGTTCGACTATGCGCGCTTTATGGGGCAGCAAAAGCATTGTTTTTATCAAGCAAATATAATTGACGGAACGGTCTTTAGACGCATTCCACCACAAGGTTGGCTAGATTGGTTCCACCAACGGCGCCAACAGGGGCTGATTTATCTCCGACAATTGCCACCAGCGTTGAGTTTTCATGCAGAGGCGTTGTTATGTGGTGTTCGAGAGTCAGATGGCCTGGCCTACCAGAATGTGTTAGGTCAATTGGGGATTATTCATTTATTGAGTTTATCCGGATTGCATGTATTCTACTTTGTGACAATCATTCGTCGATTGGCAACGCTGTGTCGAGTCCCGCGTGAATGGGTGAATGTTAGCTTGTTTTGTTTGCTACCCCTTTATGCGTTGTTTGTGGGGGGAGGCACGAGTATTACACGCGCTATCGGGCTGATCTTACTACGATTAATCTGCGAAGTAAGTCATTTTCAGCAATCGCGTTTAGATAGTTGGAGTTGGGTATTGCTGGTCAATCTTTTATGGCAGCCGTATTTATTAATCAGTATGGGGGGATTGCTGAGCTATCTGATGGCTTTTGGATTGATTTATCAGCGGCGCCATGGTACTTTTACAACGGCATTTTGGCTAGGCTTGTTAAGTTTACCGGTGTGCTTGCGGTTTAATTATCGTTGGCATATCTTGACGATTTTGATTAATGGGATTGTCGCGCCGATTTTCTTACCAGTCATGTTGGGTTTGATTATGGTAGCGATTTGCTTATGGCCTGTTAGTCATATGATAGTTTGGTTAGAAGAAGGCCTGCTAACGACGCTGTATAAAGGATTAGCTTGGATTGCAACGTTCCCATATGCGACAATTACTTTCGGTAAAATCCAGCTAATACCACTCTTTTTAATTGTGATAGGCACACTATGGTTGATGGCAAGTACTGGTCGGCGAGCAAAGTGGGGCTGGGGGGCTGTTATCAGCCTGTATGTCATTAGTTTTATTGGTATCCACTTTAATCCGGTTGGCCGCGTGATTATGTTTGATATCGGGCAAGGCGATAGCCTGTTGATTCAACAACCCTTCAATCGACATAACCTGTTAATTGACACCGGCGGCCGACTAGCTTTACCGCAAGAAAAGTGGCAACGGCGGCAAATTGTGAGTCGGGCGGAAAAAGTAACAGTTAATTACCTCTACAGCTGTGGCATTGATCATTTAGAGGCAATCGCATTATCGCATCAGGATGCTGATCATATAGGGGACTTAAATGAAATTATGCAACATATCCGAGTTAAACGGTTGATTTGTGCTGCGGGCTTACCGCAAAACCGGCAGTTTCAACGGCAAGTGCGGCCGCATCTTACAAAAGTTGCAATTGAGCCTTATTTGGCGGACCAACATTTTATGATTGGTCACCAACAAATCAATGTGTTAGCGCCAGTGGTGGCCGGACCAGGCGGGAATGCTGACTCACTCGTTTTGCAAACGCAAATTGGTGGTGCGAGTTGGTTATTTACTGGTGATTTAGAAAAAGCGGGTGAAGTGGCAATCGTTGATCGCTACCCACAATTACGCGTTGATTACCTAAAGGTGGGTCACCATGGCAGTCAAACGGCGAGTGATCCCCAGTCAATTGCGACGTGGCAGGTAAAAGGGGCGTTGATTTCTGCGGGACGCCATAATCGTTATGGTCATCCACATGCCGCAACGTTGCAGACTTTAAAACGTGCGAACGTCCCATTTTGGAATACGGCTGACTGTGGGATGCTGGAATGGCGCTATGGTTTTGGCCAAGTGCCAATGATTAAAACAACACTAAAGGATTGTGACTAA